The following proteins are encoded in a genomic region of Phycisphaera sp.:
- a CDS encoding DUF3488 and transglutaminase-like domain-containing protein, which translates to MTLQRTLRLALIWTALMAIAIYAIAAESIAVAVLGMPSAWLCWWAAHQPWGPSVPRMLINAVLLIVVALGLGLASFNGEFNVERIAEMLASLLVIKLFDRRNARDAAEVLALAVFLVFGAILTSLKLSVGVFLLVFCPLLVWAALVQQVVAADERVEAYQDEIGATRRRVRQGGALSRGLRRMTGVLTISASLIAAAVFVLVPRGLAPSFLGDLGGERGSVTGYTDTVQLGRAGLISESQQKVMEMRVSDTTGGNLGGAGRVYYLRGGVLDAYENGRWTRARRRPAEYGVMRTDENQRLETGDTQTRAVIVQEISLYDPPADGSMVFAIQQPFLWEFGEPLEFLHDRALGTLRLQENAKTQSYIVHSGLPGSRTLGTQTPAALGPSRLATFDSERIRELTAGLIEANGLSGERVPRSATEIAGATRAIREHLQGFEYTLDILRARGDPIEWFLFNEEAGQRGHCEYFASAMAAMCRSVGINARVVTGYVAVEYNDATAQYTVRESNAHAWVEVEHAPGHWRRHDPTPPADLERIHAPGTSLASVARRWIDAIEFFWVDSVVSFDRGSQRRVLGSEESDDEPQMVALESISEFIQRARSSGWVGIVQAVLAGALAFTGVLVITIVAQSFFRNLGIGGGRGPRVRILGGTREVGEFLLRTLDKAGHPKPAWKPLLAHVSDVPGGAEGFSDVVDRLYEARFGNRPLSASEAQGLRRTIAEAGQRLAGPPATASS; encoded by the coding sequence ATGACCCTGCAACGCACACTGCGACTGGCCCTGATCTGGACGGCCCTGATGGCCATCGCGATCTATGCCATTGCCGCCGAGTCGATCGCCGTCGCGGTGCTCGGGATGCCCAGCGCGTGGCTGTGCTGGTGGGCGGCCCACCAGCCCTGGGGGCCCTCGGTTCCCCGGATGCTCATCAACGCCGTGCTGCTCATCGTGGTAGCGTTGGGGTTGGGCCTTGCGTCGTTCAACGGCGAATTCAACGTGGAACGCATCGCCGAGATGCTGGCCTCGCTGCTGGTGATCAAGCTCTTTGACCGGCGCAATGCTCGCGACGCGGCCGAGGTGCTGGCGCTCGCGGTGTTCCTCGTCTTCGGGGCAATCCTCACGAGCCTGAAGCTATCGGTTGGCGTGTTCTTGCTGGTGTTCTGCCCGCTGCTGGTGTGGGCGGCGCTGGTGCAGCAAGTGGTCGCCGCCGATGAGCGTGTCGAGGCGTACCAGGACGAGATCGGCGCCACGCGTCGGCGCGTGCGCCAGGGCGGGGCGCTGTCTCGCGGGCTGCGACGCATGACCGGGGTGCTGACTATCTCGGCCTCACTTATCGCGGCGGCCGTATTCGTGCTCGTGCCACGCGGGCTCGCGCCCAGCTTCCTGGGAGACCTTGGCGGTGAGCGTGGTTCGGTCACGGGCTACACCGACACGGTCCAACTCGGGCGCGCGGGGCTCATCTCCGAGAGCCAGCAGAAGGTAATGGAGATGCGCGTCAGCGACACGACCGGCGGCAATCTGGGCGGGGCCGGCCGCGTGTACTACCTGCGTGGTGGCGTGCTGGACGCATATGAAAATGGTCGCTGGACGCGAGCACGACGGCGTCCGGCCGAGTACGGGGTCATGCGGACCGATGAGAACCAGCGCCTCGAGACCGGCGACACGCAGACACGAGCCGTGATCGTGCAGGAGATTTCCCTCTACGACCCGCCCGCCGATGGCTCGATGGTGTTCGCCATCCAGCAGCCCTTCTTATGGGAGTTCGGCGAGCCCCTGGAGTTCCTGCACGATCGCGCGCTGGGCACGCTGCGGCTGCAAGAGAACGCAAAGACGCAGAGCTACATCGTGCATTCTGGCCTGCCAGGATCCCGCACCCTTGGAACCCAAACACCAGCAGCACTCGGCCCGAGCCGATTGGCGACGTTCGATTCCGAGCGTATCCGGGAACTCACGGCTGGCCTGATCGAGGCCAACGGCTTGAGTGGCGAACGCGTCCCTCGTTCGGCGACCGAGATCGCCGGCGCGACCCGCGCCATCCGCGAGCACCTCCAGGGATTCGAATACACGCTCGACATCCTGCGCGCGCGAGGAGACCCGATCGAGTGGTTCCTGTTCAATGAAGAAGCCGGCCAGCGCGGTCATTGCGAGTACTTCGCCTCGGCCATGGCGGCCATGTGCCGCAGCGTGGGCATCAACGCGCGGGTCGTAACCGGCTACGTCGCGGTGGAATACAACGACGCGACGGCCCAGTACACCGTGCGCGAGAGCAACGCCCACGCGTGGGTCGAGGTCGAGCACGCGCCTGGGCACTGGCGCCGGCACGACCCGACGCCCCCGGCCGACCTCGAACGCATCCACGCACCCGGCACGAGCCTGGCCTCGGTCGCCCGGCGTTGGATCGATGCGATCGAGTTCTTCTGGGTCGATTCTGTCGTGAGCTTCGATCGTGGCTCGCAGCGGCGGGTGCTCGGATCGGAAGAGTCCGACGACGAGCCGCAGATGGTCGCGCTCGAATCGATCTCGGAGTTCATCCAGCGAGCCCGCTCGTCGGGCTGGGTCGGGATCGTGCAGGCCGTGCTCGCGGGCGCACTGGCGTTCACGGGCGTGCTGGTCATCACCATCGTGGCCCAGTCGTTCTTCCGGAATCTGGGCATCGGGGGCGGACGCGGCCCGCGGGTGCGCATCCTGGGCGGCACGCGCGAGGTGGGCGAGTTCCTGCTCCGCACCCTCGACAAGGCCGGGCACCCCAAGCCGGCTTGGAAGCCATTGCTGGCCCACGTGAGCGACGTGCCGGGCGGTGCCGAGGGCTTCTCGGACGTGGTCGATCGCCTGTACGAAGCCCGATTCGGTAATCGCCCCCTGAGCGCTAGCGAGGCCCAGGGCCTGCGCCGGACGATCGCCGAAGCCGGGCAACGCCTCGCCGGGCCACCCGCAACGGCGTCGAGTTGA
- a CDS encoding penicillin-binding protein activator LpoB, translated as MHTKTLFALAGLTLALSMPACRSDAYAPREQARGTEITTHGLNVQDVERVGIELAESLIASNYITAEGEPAAIAMNRFVNNTSQINIDRDRVTNRILQVFVNSQQAVGYTPSDFETLATRGTLPERSYTLNAKIYEDVAELGRDLQVSYIFQMQLLRYTGDGVNPQIWIEERRITTESRRPQ; from the coding sequence ATGCACACCAAGACACTCTTCGCACTGGCCGGCCTCACCCTGGCGCTCTCCATGCCCGCCTGCCGCAGCGACGCCTACGCCCCGCGCGAGCAGGCCCGCGGCACCGAGATCACCACGCACGGCCTCAACGTGCAGGACGTCGAGCGCGTCGGCATCGAGCTGGCCGAGAGCCTCATCGCCTCGAACTACATTACGGCCGAGGGCGAGCCGGCCGCCATCGCCATGAACCGCTTCGTGAACAACACGAGCCAGATCAACATCGATCGCGATCGCGTGACCAATCGCATCCTGCAGGTGTTCGTCAACAGCCAGCAAGCTGTCGGCTACACGCCGAGCGACTTCGAGACGCTGGCTACGCGCGGCACGCTCCCCGAGCGTTCGTACACCCTGAACGCCAAGATCTATGAGGACGTCGCCGAGCTCGGCCGCGATCTGCAGGTGTCGTACATCTTCCAGATGCAACTGCTGCGGTACACTGGCGACGGCGTGAATCCGCAGATCTGGATCGAGGAACGGCGCATTACGACGGAGAGCCGCCGGCCACAGTAG
- the scpB gene encoding SMC-Scp complex subunit ScpB has translation MTAAADQTDAAQAPAILTAGLEAILLAAGRAVPAEALWEALALSSGAAEFAGERKPKDILETLAAQLNDELEAQGRPARAEKLAGGYRLMVAPQYGSVVATFDRNRQSTKLSRASIETLSIIAYRQPMTRAQVEAIRGVACGEVLRSLLERKLVAIKGRAEEVGRPILYGTTPQFLELFGLASLKDLPGAASQLKT, from the coding sequence GTGACCGCCGCCGCCGACCAGACCGACGCCGCACAAGCCCCCGCCATATTGACGGCGGGGCTGGAAGCCATCCTCTTGGCCGCCGGCAGGGCCGTGCCGGCCGAAGCGCTGTGGGAGGCCCTGGCCCTGAGCAGCGGCGCGGCCGAATTCGCGGGTGAGCGCAAGCCCAAGGACATCCTCGAGACCCTTGCCGCCCAGCTCAACGACGAACTCGAAGCCCAGGGCCGCCCGGCTCGGGCCGAGAAGCTGGCCGGCGGGTATCGGCTGATGGTGGCCCCCCAGTACGGCTCGGTCGTCGCTACCTTTGATCGCAACCGCCAGAGCACCAAGCTCAGCCGGGCCAGCATCGAGACGCTGTCGATCATCGCATACCGCCAGCCCATGACGCGGGCCCAGGTCGAGGCCATCCGCGGCGTGGCCTGCGGCGAGGTGCTCCGCAGCCTGCTCGAACGGAAGCTGGTCGCCATCAAAGGAAGGGCCGAGGAGGTCGGCCGGCCGATCCTGTACGGCACCACGCCGCAGTTCCTCGAGTTGTTCGGGCTCGCGAGCCTGAAGGACCTGCCCGGCGCGGCCTCTCAACTCAAGACCTGA
- a CDS encoding YcfL family protein translates to MPISRSGIRLVLVGGIIAAGLLAGCSKWHPRVNTTVAANPEGAPETIEDARLIWDEDLAKAVQLVGLIEGTAPNGFKKVEAELFNAARQRLAIRYRFEWFDAEGFAVDSAMDEFRDRALLSGERTRISAVAPNDRVVDFQLEIIGAP, encoded by the coding sequence ATGCCCATCTCACGTTCTGGAATCCGACTCGTGCTTGTCGGCGGCATCATCGCCGCGGGCCTGCTCGCCGGGTGCTCGAAGTGGCACCCGCGCGTGAACACCACCGTGGCGGCCAACCCCGAGGGCGCGCCCGAGACCATCGAGGATGCCCGGCTGATCTGGGACGAGGACCTGGCCAAGGCCGTCCAACTCGTCGGCCTGATCGAGGGCACCGCGCCCAACGGCTTCAAGAAGGTCGAGGCGGAGCTGTTCAACGCGGCCCGGCAGCGGCTTGCCATCCGCTACCGCTTCGAGTGGTTCGACGCGGAGGGCTTCGCCGTCGATTCGGCCATGGACGAGTTCCGCGATCGGGCGCTGCTGTCGGGCGAGCGCACCCGCATCAGCGCCGTCGCGCCCAACGACCGTGTCGTGGACTTCCAGCTCGAGATCATCGGCGCGCCCTAA
- a CDS encoding queuosine precursor transporter, whose translation MAISDEARATLPSRQHAYDGLAFLDEATLYRRREGVFLVLAGLFLASLAMLNILGISRFIKLGEVSVGDAADPLVLTFAVAVGVLPYPITFLCTDFISELYGRRRANAVVWMGLVVNFWVIAVLWVGGLLPGFEAIDPEIGAMARDDAGRLPVFFEIRNLAFAAVLASMVAYLVAQLVDVHVFHFWKRLTKGKHLWLRNNGSTLISQLVDTVAVILITHYVANGLPVNEDNPIAAQLLLFIGTGYVFKLVAALVDTVPFYIGSKWLARYLRLPPAHGLPSPPPGAAVEAGVG comes from the coding sequence ATGGCGATCTCCGACGAAGCCCGGGCCACGCTCCCCAGCCGCCAACACGCCTACGACGGGCTGGCGTTCCTCGACGAGGCCACGCTCTACCGCCGCCGCGAGGGCGTGTTCCTGGTGCTGGCCGGGCTGTTCCTGGCGTCGCTGGCGATGCTCAACATCCTGGGCATCAGCCGGTTCATCAAGCTGGGCGAGGTTTCGGTGGGCGACGCGGCCGATCCGCTGGTGCTCACCTTCGCCGTCGCCGTGGGCGTGCTCCCCTACCCGATTACTTTCCTCTGTACCGACTTCATCAGCGAGCTCTACGGCCGCCGGCGCGCGAACGCGGTCGTGTGGATGGGGCTGGTCGTGAACTTCTGGGTCATCGCCGTGCTGTGGGTCGGCGGGCTGCTGCCGGGCTTCGAAGCCATCGATCCCGAGATCGGCGCGATGGCACGCGATGATGCGGGGCGGTTGCCGGTGTTCTTCGAGATCAGGAATCTGGCCTTCGCGGCGGTGCTGGCATCCATGGTCGCCTACCTCGTCGCCCAGCTCGTGGACGTGCACGTTTTCCACTTCTGGAAGCGCCTTACTAAAGGCAAGCACCTCTGGCTTCGCAACAACGGCAGCACCCTCATCAGCCAGCTCGTTGACACCGTGGCGGTCATCCTCATCACGCACTACGTCGCCAACGGCCTGCCGGTGAATGAGGACAACCCCATCGCCGCGCAGTTGTTGCTGTTTATCGGTACTGGTTATGTGTTCAAGCTCGTCGCGGCCCTTGTGGATACCGTGCCGTTCTACATAGGATCGAAGTGGCTGGCGCGGTACCTGCGCCTGCCGCCGGCCCACGGCCTGCCGTCGCCGCCGCCCGGGGCGGCCGTGGAAGCCGGAGTCGGGTGA
- a CDS encoding carboxypeptidase-like regulatory domain-containing protein: protein MTTLTRVMLVGMLALAATLLPGCSTPRLEGVVIPGPIGVVAVIDNDDTRLDQVGIPYAHVRVSLTGNGRTLVDTQTDEDGRFSVPTSGSQMARGTVRVIVEAEGYSRVDKTVPLRSFYRSLYITMIQGPGQRRTVDPQPESPAASDAERSG from the coding sequence ATGACAACCCTGACCCGCGTGATGTTGGTGGGCATGCTCGCCCTGGCGGCAACGCTCCTGCCAGGCTGCTCGACCCCCCGACTCGAGGGCGTCGTCATCCCCGGCCCGATCGGCGTTGTCGCGGTGATCGACAACGACGACACCCGCCTCGACCAGGTAGGCATCCCCTATGCCCACGTGCGCGTCAGCCTGACGGGCAACGGGCGCACGCTGGTCGACACGCAGACCGACGAGGATGGCCGCTTCAGCGTGCCCACCAGCGGCAGCCAGATGGCCCGAGGCACGGTACGCGTGATCGTGGAAGCCGAGGGGTACTCGCGTGTGGACAAGACCGTGCCGCTGCGTTCTTTTTACCGCTCGCTGTACATCACGATGATCCAGGGCCCGGGCCAGCGGCGCACGGTTGATCCCCAGCCCGAGTCACCGGCAGCTAGCGATGCGGAGCGGTCCGGCTGA
- a CDS encoding M14 family metallopeptidase has protein sequence MRAIAACMFGLSVCVLAPLAWAQGTLTAADVSPNADLPYDYFDGLHFDPAVPTPEGTLGYKVGERFTRHADRVAYSKALAEGSDRVRFAEYGRSHQQRPLVMLTISSPDNLERLDEIIAANKELADPDNLTDARRREIVKNNPAIVWYSFGVHGNEASCGEISMQFAYTLAAAVNDEMADILDNCVFVVDPQVNPDGQSRYVAWYENATGQAPDPNPSAFEHDEPWPSGRSNHYLFDLNRDLVWGVHPESRARLAAIRRYLPQLHLDYHEQGYHSPYFFGEGDKPYNKNIPQDTKDWIALYGRENARAFDKHGIVYATRERFDYLYPGYGKVLPVYHGAIGLLLEKAGHGRAGLAIRVSDQYILTLAERVRDHLVTAMSYAETTAANREVQLDRFAKFWRDSVAGEGPGPKAFAISADNDPAVLKKVWDFCLMHGIRVDRLTERVTTGAFATYDTGELVEDLELPEGTWVIGTNQPMTNLVRTMFERVTEVEDPDTYDITAWSLPISFGVEGWWSDQVLSARTERVTRFAPPTARLTGSGGVALLIDSSHHNFPVAVGQAVEHDIFCRVLGSEVQVDGKTFAQGSLLVHLIRNPDRDLEAFVRDVLASGVSVHRASEGFTASGPMLGNNANPIMRLPKVLLATGPSVNSLSAGQHWHMLEINFPFPHTRVDAGDLGRMNLSDYSVIVLPSMGGLSGTAAENISDWVRRGGAVVASDSAAGWALREIAGAERERDEQDGDEPKANTKSWEDREQASVARRVAGAMGLTRLDTSHPLTAGLRDHQDWMGVLVRGMSDLPMRDDAYVVARYDEEQPIISGPVSERNQDRMAGEPFIVHHRVGGGAVIVFADDVTIRGFHHAGMRMLMNAIVYGPTLSRF, from the coding sequence ATGCGTGCGATTGCCGCTTGTATGTTTGGTCTGTCCGTGTGCGTGCTGGCCCCATTGGCGTGGGCCCAGGGCACGCTGACGGCCGCCGATGTCTCGCCCAACGCCGACCTGCCGTACGACTACTTCGATGGGCTGCACTTCGACCCGGCCGTGCCAACGCCCGAGGGCACGCTGGGCTACAAGGTCGGCGAGCGTTTCACGCGCCACGCCGACCGCGTGGCCTACAGCAAGGCCTTGGCCGAGGGCAGCGATCGCGTGCGCTTCGCTGAGTATGGACGCAGCCACCAGCAGCGCCCGCTGGTCATGCTCACGATCTCGAGCCCAGACAACCTCGAGCGCCTCGACGAGATCATCGCCGCTAACAAGGAACTGGCCGACCCCGACAACCTGACCGACGCGCGCCGCCGCGAGATCGTCAAGAACAACCCGGCCATCGTCTGGTACAGCTTCGGCGTGCACGGCAACGAGGCGAGCTGCGGCGAGATCTCGATGCAGTTCGCCTACACGCTGGCCGCCGCGGTCAACGACGAGATGGCCGACATCCTGGACAACTGCGTCTTCGTCGTCGACCCGCAGGTGAACCCCGACGGCCAGAGCCGCTATGTCGCGTGGTACGAGAACGCGACCGGCCAGGCTCCCGACCCAAACCCCAGCGCCTTCGAGCACGACGAGCCCTGGCCCAGCGGTCGCAGCAACCACTACCTGTTCGATCTCAACCGCGACCTGGTGTGGGGCGTGCACCCCGAGAGCCGTGCGCGCCTCGCGGCCATCCGCCGGTACCTGCCGCAGCTCCATCTCGACTACCACGAGCAGGGCTACCACAGCCCCTACTTCTTCGGCGAGGGCGATAAGCCCTACAACAAGAACATCCCCCAGGACACCAAGGATTGGATCGCCCTGTACGGCCGCGAGAACGCGCGGGCCTTCGATAAGCACGGCATCGTCTACGCCACACGCGAGCGGTTCGATTATCTCTACCCCGGCTACGGCAAGGTGTTGCCGGTATACCACGGCGCCATCGGGCTTCTGCTCGAGAAGGCCGGCCACGGGCGCGCGGGCCTGGCCATCCGCGTGAGCGACCAATACATCCTTACCCTCGCCGAGCGCGTGCGCGACCACCTGGTCACCGCCATGAGCTACGCCGAGACCACCGCGGCCAACCGCGAGGTCCAGCTCGATCGCTTCGCCAAGTTCTGGCGTGACAGCGTGGCGGGTGAGGGGCCGGGGCCCAAAGCCTTTGCCATCTCGGCCGACAATGACCCGGCCGTGCTCAAGAAGGTGTGGGACTTCTGCCTGATGCACGGCATCCGCGTCGATCGCCTGACCGAGCGCGTGACCACCGGCGCGTTCGCGACCTACGACACGGGCGAGTTGGTCGAGGATCTGGAACTGCCCGAGGGCACCTGGGTCATCGGCACGAATCAACCCATGACCAATCTCGTGCGCACCATGTTCGAGCGCGTGACCGAGGTTGAAGACCCCGACACCTACGACATCACCGCGTGGAGCCTGCCCATCAGCTTTGGCGTGGAGGGCTGGTGGAGCGACCAGGTGCTCAGCGCACGCACCGAACGCGTCACACGATTCGCCCCGCCCACCGCGCGCCTCACAGGCAGTGGGGGCGTGGCGTTGCTCATCGATTCGAGCCACCACAACTTCCCGGTGGCCGTCGGGCAGGCCGTCGAACACGACATCTTCTGCCGCGTGCTGGGCAGCGAGGTCCAGGTCGACGGCAAGACCTTCGCGCAGGGAAGCCTCCTCGTCCACCTGATCCGCAACCCCGACCGCGACCTGGAGGCCTTCGTGCGCGACGTGCTGGCCAGCGGCGTGAGCGTGCACCGCGCCAGCGAGGGTTTCACCGCCAGCGGCCCGATGCTGGGCAACAACGCCAACCCCATTATGCGGCTGCCCAAGGTGCTGCTGGCCACCGGCCCGAGCGTGAACAGCCTGAGCGCGGGCCAGCACTGGCACATGCTCGAGATCAACTTCCCCTTCCCCCACACCCGCGTCGACGCGGGCGACCTGGGCCGCATGAACCTGAGCGACTACAGCGTCATCGTCCTGCCCTCGATGGGCGGGCTTTCCGGCACGGCCGCCGAGAACATCAGCGACTGGGTCCGCCGCGGCGGTGCTGTGGTTGCCAGCGATAGCGCCGCCGGTTGGGCGCTGCGCGAGATCGCGGGTGCCGAGCGAGAGCGAGACGAGCAGGACGGCGACGAACCCAAAGCCAACACCAAGTCTTGGGAAGATCGCGAGCAGGCTTCGGTCGCCCGCCGCGTCGCCGGCGCGATGGGGCTCACCAGGCTCGACACCAGCCACCCGCTCACCGCGGGCTTGCGTGACCACCAGGACTGGATGGGCGTGCTCGTGCGCGGCATGAGCGACCTGCCGATGCGTGACGACGCCTACGTCGTGGCCCGGTACGACGAGGAGCAACCCATCATCTCCGGCCCGGTCAGCGAGCGTAACCAAGATCGCATGGCCGGCGAGCCGTTCATCGTCCACCACCGCGTGGGTGGCGGCGCAGTCATCGTGTTCGCCGACGACGTGACCATCCGCGGCTTCCACCACGCGGGCATGCGCATGCTGATGAACGCGATCGTGTACGGGCCGACGCTGTCGCGGTTCTAA
- a CDS encoding DUF58 domain-containing protein, translating to MAYAIVTAFVLLGAVNSQNNLLFWALGLAIGGLLASGFVSGTSLMGLAIEREPVPEAQVGRPFAIRYRVRNRSRFMPAYALLIEELRPKGESRKEMPLVGRPVASVGRVPPRRTVRCETSALIEQRGPFELSRVRVSTTFPFGVARKSVTFDLTQPSLATPAVHRLRSDVVETILEPAHDGTEAIASPGAGEDFFGVREYRVGDRVRDVSWRLSARSDTLVVTQRSARAPRRLVLHLDLDPKLAEDRDAGAEQLLSLAASLIVEAGRRAIAVSLAIPQMGVSSGSVTTPAGRAGLLRRLGAYGFSGGTGNTTAKPTARFGAVVLTLARGPAGGGVHTLSGEDLARLRAEPTKEPDRTAF from the coding sequence GTGGCCTACGCCATCGTGACCGCGTTCGTGCTGCTGGGGGCGGTCAACAGCCAGAATAACCTGCTGTTCTGGGCCCTCGGCCTGGCCATCGGCGGGCTGCTGGCCTCTGGTTTCGTCAGCGGCACCTCGCTCATGGGCCTGGCAATCGAACGCGAGCCGGTGCCCGAGGCGCAGGTGGGCCGGCCGTTCGCAATCCGGTACCGCGTGCGCAACCGCAGCCGGTTCATGCCCGCGTACGCGTTGCTCATCGAGGAACTCCGCCCCAAGGGCGAGAGCCGCAAGGAGATGCCGCTCGTCGGCCGCCCGGTGGCCAGCGTCGGCCGGGTGCCGCCTCGGCGCACCGTGCGCTGCGAGACCAGCGCCCTCATCGAACAACGCGGGCCGTTCGAGCTGTCGCGTGTGCGTGTGAGCACGACCTTCCCCTTCGGCGTGGCGCGCAAGAGCGTGACCTTCGATCTCACCCAGCCATCGCTGGCCACGCCCGCCGTCCACCGCCTCCGCAGCGACGTGGTCGAGACTATCCTCGAACCCGCCCACGACGGCACCGAGGCCATCGCCAGCCCCGGCGCGGGCGAGGACTTCTTTGGCGTGCGTGAATATCGCGTGGGCGACCGCGTACGCGACGTGAGTTGGCGGCTCTCGGCGCGGAGCGACACGCTGGTGGTCACGCAGCGCTCGGCCCGTGCCCCGCGTCGGCTGGTGCTGCACCTCGACCTCGATCCCAAACTGGCCGAAGATCGAGACGCCGGCGCGGAACAACTCCTTAGCCTGGCGGCTTCGCTGATCGTGGAAGCGGGCCGCCGCGCCATCGCCGTGAGCCTTGCGATTCCCCAGATGGGGGTCTCGAGCGGTTCGGTCACCACCCCAGCCGGCCGCGCGGGGCTGCTGCGGCGGCTCGGCGCGTACGGGTTCTCCGGCGGTACCGGGAACACCACTGCGAAGCCCACCGCCCGCTTCGGCGCCGTCGTGCTGACACTGGCTCGCGGGCCGGCCGGTGGCGGCGTCCACACGCTGAGCGGCGAAGACCTGGCCCGCTTGCGGGCCGAACCGACGAAGGAACCGGACCGAACAGCATTCTGA
- a CDS encoding beta-lactamase family protein: protein MNTPTRCVLALLAIGLVAIPVHSQSDVAPTAVVETLSQDLREAIDTAVREEMDRQQLVGVAVGVIHEGGVAYTAGYGYADRENEVPVTDGTLFRWASISKPVTAIVAMQLVEAGTLDLAADIHEHVPEFPDKGAPITTEQLLAHLGGIVHYTNGPVIRTQREYDTPNPYESVILALDTFAPSPLVSQPGERYSYSTRGYILASAVVERAGGQPFAEQVQERICEPLGLTTLQPDYQWVDIPNRAKGYRRVRGHIFPSTNTDVSWKLGGGGFISNVEDLARFAVALMNSELVSEATTRDMWTPRIDANGESSGYGLGLRISTNNGQLRIMHTGSQEKTRTRMVFYPEAGHGVVVMTNSEHGDCGAISTAIYRVINASEAEGAASASP, encoded by the coding sequence ATGAACACGCCCACCCGCTGCGTCCTGGCCCTGCTCGCGATCGGCCTGGTGGCCATTCCGGTCCATTCGCAGTCTGATGTGGCCCCCACCGCCGTCGTCGAAACACTCTCGCAGGATCTTCGCGAGGCCATTGACACAGCCGTACGCGAGGAGATGGATCGGCAGCAACTCGTGGGCGTTGCCGTCGGCGTGATCCACGAGGGCGGGGTCGCGTACACCGCCGGCTACGGCTACGCCGACCGTGAGAACGAGGTGCCCGTCACCGATGGCACGCTGTTCCGCTGGGCGTCGATCTCCAAGCCAGTCACCGCGATCGTCGCGATGCAACTCGTCGAGGCGGGCACGCTCGATCTGGCGGCGGACATCCACGAGCACGTGCCCGAGTTTCCCGACAAGGGTGCGCCGATCACCACCGAGCAACTGCTCGCGCACCTTGGCGGCATCGTGCATTACACCAACGGGCCGGTGATCCGCACGCAGCGTGAATATGACACGCCGAACCCGTACGAGAGCGTGATCCTGGCGCTCGACACGTTCGCGCCCTCGCCGCTGGTGAGCCAGCCGGGCGAGCGATACAGCTACAGCACGCGGGGGTACATCCTGGCCAGCGCGGTGGTCGAGCGCGCGGGCGGGCAGCCGTTCGCCGAGCAGGTGCAAGAGCGCATCTGTGAGCCACTAGGGCTGACCACGCTCCAGCCCGATTACCAGTGGGTCGACATCCCTAATCGCGCGAAAGGCTACCGTCGCGTGCGGGGGCACATCTTCCCCAGCACCAACACCGACGTGAGCTGGAAGCTCGGCGGCGGCGGGTTCATCTCGAACGTGGAAGACCTGGCTCGATTCGCCGTTGCGCTGATGAACAGCGAACTCGTAAGCGAGGCGACCACCCGGGACATGTGGACGCCGCGCATCGATGCGAACGGCGAAAGCTCGGGGTACGGGCTCGGCTTGCGAATCTCGACCAACAACGGCCAGCTCCGGATCATGCATACCGGGTCGCAAGAGAAGACTCGCACGCGGATGGTCTTCTACCCCGAGGCCGGCCACGGCGTCGTCGTCATGACCAACAGCGAGCACGGCGATTGCGGGGCCATCAGCACGGCGATTTATCGTGTGATCAACGCGAGCGAGGCCGAAGGGGCGGCGAGTGCCTCGCCATAG